GCTCCGAGTACTGCAATCCTCCGTGCTCCTAGTGAATAAATTTCCTTGAAAACATAATGAGGGACGTCaagtattattattgtttttgccagtttatttttaaaaatgagggTATTCAGACCTTATGGCTACTATAAGGACCCATTATTCTTGTCAATGTCattcttttttggttctttggtaaTAGGGATCATAGGAAAGCAACACTATTGCTACAATAATGAGCTTGAGTGTGACCAAGAAAGTTGTgtcattgaaatttgaaatttaattgataGGATGGAATCTTACCTTCAAGAATTGGGTAGCATACTTGAGCATAAGGTCAGTGTAGGAAGCAAAATCGTACTCGTATCTTCGTGAAGTAGGTCCAAAATATACATTGGCAATGTCGCAGCTACTCAATGAAATGACATATAGGCTTCTGGTTAAGATGAAGTTTGTCCTGTTTGCTCCAACAATTCCTTGAAGCCTCACAATATATTCTTTCAACATTCCAAGTTGATCGGACAACGACCAAGTTgactttgataaaaaaataaaaaaataaaaaagagaaaagaatgatGAAAAGGGAAATACATATTATACACAAAATGTGCGtgcatccaaaaaaaaagaaggaacaaaAGTATTGTGCGTGTACCGCTAGTTTGGATGTCAAGGGATCATATCCAGCGCCACCAGAAGCGAAGCAAACACCTGTAATGAGGTCTTGTGGTTGCAGGTTTGGATCCATATATGCAGGTAAAAGATCTTTAATTTCCAATTCCTCCACTAAAAGTTGAAATGGAATTAGAAAGTGAACTTTGGGCACGGATTaaggaaatttttaaaaagaatgaaaatttttattttgacttgtatgTATTCTAAAAGTTCAAGTGCTTTTGGAATAACTTATTTGTAGTAGCTTATTTGTataaactttgaattttgttttttagtgtgagttaaaaatataactcaaataaaaagtagaaagaaaaaaaaggaaattacatttttttccaaCTTAAAACTATATCACATTTACACTTACTCTTCTTAAACTACGAAAATGCACAATTAGCACTCTAAAACCAAAACCTTGAAATGCTTAAACCCCTTATGACACTTTCCCAATTAAGTTGGACAAAGAACATAGTCACATGAGTTGTGCATGACACCAACTGGGATGGAACCCACTAATCCCAGCTAAAATGATTGAaattcctcccccccccccccccccccccaaaaaaccCGAAACAAATCCCCACTTTTTTCTTGAAATCTTGTATGgctagagagaaaagaaaatgaacagaaatatgaattcaaaaaaCAGTGCCACTAAGATGAACAACAATTGTGAGGGGTATTTCGATCATTCTAGGTAAGCTCAGAGGGTTCCATTTTAGCGGGTGTTACTTAAACTCATATAACTCAAGTGACTACATAGATATTTGGTAGTagtatttaaatattgttatttaaaatgaagtaaaattatgatttaaaatgtgttataaaaatatgtatttaaactattcataatataaaaaatgtatttaatacaATATTTCAcataacatattttaaaatataaaaaaaaaataattgtaagtTTAGTTTGAGTATATGTTTTTGGGAAATGTTATCGATTCCCGGTGCTTGTTAACTTTCCTTTGTtgtgtttcacttaaaaaaaaattgttaaaaaatttgccaaataaaaaagaaaaaaaaaattaccaaaaattaaaaggctgtcaaaaatgaagaaaattaccaaaataggtACTCAAAAAGTGTGTTGTTAACGGGCAATGCCCATTAACACAACCCTATGTTTCTTATTGCCCCCTATGTTTCTTTAGAAGTAAAAAGTATCGGACTTGAATAGTACAGTTagtactattttattttatgagcctGCTCACTCgccctttcttttttccttctcttcgtCTCTCTCAGTAGTAAGTGCTCTATCCCTTGGAAGTTGGAACCCCAGGGCCTAGcatctttgcttttcttttgttgtttctttcttttgtttactCTAAATGTTTTATTTGGTTTGTCTTTTGTGGGTGAGGGTCAAACTCAAACGGGTTTTGTTTTCTGGGTTTGAGGTTCTGTTTctatgggttttgttttgttggtggGGTTAAATTCAACTGGGTTTTACTTTAGTTGAAAGAAGAAGAccaccaaaacaacaaaacagcAAAGaccacccccccaaaaaaataaggaatgaagaagaagaccttCGAACACCAGTTTGGGTTCGTgcaagagaggaaaaaaagaaagaaaaaagaagacaacCAGTGGGTTTCGTgggggaagaaaagaaaaataaaaaatcatttaggAGAGAAGAAAAAGTTGTATGTTCGCATTAGTGGATCccacaaattttaatatatttacaGCCAAGGTGGAGCcggaaatttttgtttggagaAAGTtgcaatattaatatatttatcaagacaacTCTACATACACAtattcacacacttttttattatatacacatgattttttatttgataagttatatatatacacgcctaaccaaaaaaaaattagtattttcaattaaaattatgtttgatagcgatttttcataaaataaaatttatttttaccatttttatagtgaaattcttaaaaattttcatttttgatacaaattatcaaattttagactaaagtaagtaaaaaatctttcaattgaactaatgaaaattttgaaaacatgaatgatccaaaacttgaagaaataaattaagctccaaacatatttgaagttaTCTTACTCTAACCCATTATATGGCAATTAAAGAAACATTTCACGTGTAGTTTTagtgacattatttttttaataagtcaatgacttgttaattgccacataattatttgaaaataatataaattcaaaCATGTATGGtgccaaattttatcaaatatttaacaaatataagaatacattttacatttaaaaataaaattgcaaaaataatgTTATATCCCTATAACTATttgaccaattatttttttaagagcatcattggactaaATCTAATATTTAGGGGTCAACTcatatttttgtaaactaaatcttgaaaacattaaaataattatatatattttaaaaaattcaaaattttgggggcaTGGCCCCCACCCTTACACATGACTACGCCCCTGTTTACAACAAAGCGATCGAGTAACGTTGATTGCAACTTCAAAACTGGTAAGTTTTAGTggacaacttttttatttattttttgatgacaAGTTTTAGGGGCAATTGTGCATTattttagtatatataaaataagatatagtTTATGATGCGATTTTCCCAAAAATAACAGACAAAAAGAAAGTAATACcacgtgagagagagagagatcatgaATTAATACCTATCATGTCCGAGGGTACCTTGCCGTTGCTGAATCTGCCTGTTGCAACTTTTCCTTTAAAGTCATTCCCATACGGAGGGTAGTTAGACCTAGATGGAGTTACTCGATTGTTGTTGTTGCCTGTATCCACTGTTGAATCTCCAAAGACAAAAAGTGCAGGATAGGTTTCATCTGGTGGTAGCTTTATGGCAGCCGTGGAGTTGTAAAAGAGAATAAACAAAATGAGATTGAACAATAATATAGAACAAGGATGGGAGTTCACAATGGGAGAGTGCATTTTCTTTCTTCGCTTCCTTGCTCTGAGACTCACAGTGAAAGACGTATAGCCTGTGGGGGAGTACAGTTTCCTTTGAATGTGATATAAATAATTGGTTCAACCATTGTTTTACTCCTCCACCTAACCTTCGTCTTTGTATTAATTCTATCCCTAGCTCCGACAGTGAGGGGAATATAATGTGACATGTCTTAATtcataaaactaaataaataaatgtgacATGTCTCGTACACTTAAGTATGGtgattttaataatatgatataaaatcaacaatttaaatgttgaatagTTTTAGGAATTTTAGTCTTTGATCGTATAAATTATAAAGTATAGGAGACCGACCATAAGAGCTACcatagtgaattttttttttgacaaattttcaattcattgatgattgtgttttttatcttcaaatcaaGATATCAATTAGTTTCTGGTGTACATAAGGATTAAAcatcaaatctcttatttaaccattagaaattttattaatttagctaactggaacccattatagcaattttttttttaattcactcaatttggatatttttcaaaatgaaaaaaattattcaacttaGCATCATTGAAATTTTTGGACAAACATTCACTTATTGAAAGACCAAGAACTTTTAGAAATATCTTAATTTTAGGGGAGACCATGAACCCCACCTCATCTATATGTATAGTTCTAACTCTATCATCCATCTCAACCACCAAATCCCATTAGCCAATTGCAAATTAACATATATTATATACGGATTAGGTTTCGAAATAGAGCCCAATGCCAGTCTAATCATAAAACCACAAATAGCAACAATTGGAATTACCCATAATGTAGAGCTTCTGAAGGTTCATGCTTTCATTATTTCTTGTAAATCTTTAGATTATAAGCATATTTGACCTGTTGATACCTGATTctcatattcaaaaaaaaattaataataggtGCTGTGGCAggattgatttattattattattattattattattattattattattctactaaGAATAATTGACAATTCTTAATATTTACAATATGTCCAGGTTTCAAGTCTTCAATCTCTTATTGtaagtgtggggggcaaaaagatcctgatgggaacgtgggccttttgggccgtgttaaggaaggccgacctgatcctggggttagaaattgttagtactatgggtcggcccatacgccgaggatccgaggatacagccgagggtgaccttatcctcggatgaacaccgaagaattcgggatttcatagtaaagattaggggatgacatggttaaggccaatggttaaaaggggggaaccctagaacgccccagaagtaccgatgttgaagaaatgtcaaagataaaggctgctacctccacattaaagaccctgcacctaccaccctggccgcatttatggggaagtgacacctgaacagtagaagagaaacttctggttactattcaaaggcactgagaggggaaatatctaggctaagggggaggtggggcaacacgtgtacaaagtattcaaaagagtagtatttaaagagcaatctaagacagaaaaagggggctccctctttgtaacctaaaggaaagagaaaaagagagagagaaattatataagaacagttctcggcttacgtccgagcagattgacttatagcattctttgttgtttttaagtgtttataatctttggcttgcTATTTAAttctcaaacacttctaacctgggtttcaagcccacactctacaaattacattgtttaaggctcgttgggcctgagcccgtaactgttcttggggccaggtgcaattgtgcacttacagtaagTTTGTAACTATCTAAttactcaccaaaaaaaaatcctttattttatttaattttttagagtctttatttttgtgattagggAGCAGAGTTACAGATGATTTGACTAAGCCGTTagatttcttttattatttttctataaatactTGAATAGGATAGGACTAAGAGTacaaagtaaaagaaagaataacaaatttaaattttttttaaaaagagggtaaattgcaaattacatccCTAAATTTTGGAGGTGTTTGGATTTTCACtttaaagtttcagaatttggattttacctcctAAAATTTGGAAGTATTTGGAATTTACATTCTAaggtttcagaatttggattttaccttcTAAAGTTTggaagtgtttggattttacaccctcaaattttgaaattttagagtgtaaaatctaaacaccctaaaatttagaaagtaaaatccaaattatgAAATGCAAAAGAAAGATAATGAGTCAGTCTATTAGTTTGGTAGATGATACCAGGAAAATGACCCTACATCATAAAATAGTATTGTTGGTTGTGAATATTATTAATACTAACTTGTCATCTTATGCATATGCATAAATacatttaaagatatacaataaaatgcctagtataattcttatatatatataatttaaatactattgacagtcattcttatattttgttaattctttaaaaagtattgtaagaatattattaggtataaaaggTAAactattcatgtttatttatttatttatatttttctattacttcttaatttttattattaggtaGCACTTTTTTTGTactcaataactcacttgaatgaatatttatgatgtagtcctatatttaattctaaaataaaaaaataaaactctctttaaaaataaataatttatgacacaTGACACGAAATttaactctaatttgaaattctaattaaaCTTCCTTTGAATTTttcctataatatatatatatatatatatatatatatattaataatatatggCATGGTTTGCAATTTTAAATCTCCTATAAATGGGCAATTAATGTCTATTTCGGAAAAGGCAACTAAAAATAGTAAAGACTACTAATAATTCTGAAAATTTTAGGTGGGAGTTTGGATCCATAATAAGTTCGGGGGTCTGGATTAGTTCGGTGTATTGAACCGGTCAGATTGTACTGACACTGGACCCAAAATGCTGCCTAAATTCAGAGATTCACAATATCAGACCGCTAGCTGATGGATGAGACCGttcaattaataattactaTAGGACcccaacaaaaaatgaaaattaatatcAGACCGCTAGCTTTTAACGATTGCATCCCtttattttagccaaaaaaagaaaagaaaaagagattgcATCCCTTTATGTCCCTCGCTGATACATAGAATACAACAAGTACTAGTAGCGATAAATAGCGATTGAATTATCTTTTTCAAGTATCCTGTAGTGTATGGTTTTAGAAGAACTCATATATGCATCACCTAGATGATGAGACAAATGTACAGcttcataaaaaatttgttgtttgatgtacaaataaattacaaattatatgtaaataataattatgatataccttaaataataatttttaaaactaataattatgatatatcataaaataatttgaaatttataataaaattctttataaatattttgaaatttttttataattgaaatttaaaaaagtaattttttataaaaaaaattgcagttttacttataataataactagtcgctaacctgtGCCATGCATGAGAAtttacctatttgtgaggtagactaaataattttataaaatcttaaactgattaagaaactacaccattgcatgatttgctcttatatgactttaatttgtgttacaatttgatgatgaagtcattgcttgaacttgcaatggcttacaaaaaatttgttagacaatttcagatactgcaaaaaaataactcaaaaattcagatattaaaacttttgaaagaacaaaaaatattaaagaatcagatgattcactgcttagaaattattgaaactattatggacatatttttatgtaattggaaTATCCTTGGACAAAAcgtattttacttgtatttgggtaaatctaagtaagttcaagatgatcattacaagtagTTAAATTGAAGatatgaagattactcaagaactgctcaagaaaagtgcaatttGCAGGTCTTGATACCTCCTCGAaagaagctcgatctgtcgagattcattaaaatttgacacatatctcaatctatcgagcttacgggattcagactatagctaacaacgtttttactctaaaaggctaattgtttatgggtttgtataatcctcACAGGACTAGGAAAACTCAAGGTTTGtaggtttgtataattcttattggactaggaaagcccaaggtttgtgtaaacctatttggaataggagagcccattaagctcctatatAAAGAaggtagaaaaagaaaaacctaaccctagagagtttcataaaattttctttttgaaacactAGCCTCCTCCtatagaagaaagagttcttgttgcgtttcttgtacgcatTTGGGTTCTATAACCAAGTAAAGTCTTTTGCACCAATATTGAAGATTTTCACGGTGTTTGTATGTGAAACTGCTgtaaatcaactacaacaatcaaagggttgctgtggagttagtcacgtattaggattcgtgcaaaggagtaagccacgTACTGAGATACACGCatctattagttagtcacgtattgggagttgtgcattaaaatgagagattgtcactacagaacaagtccaattgggtattggggtaaggattcaactgtaagttggtataaagtactaggattcatttacttgtaatcacttgttttgataatagtggattctcgggagtggtgaccttaaattctcCTGGTGGGGTTTTGTCTCGGTGGTTtttctcattcgtaaacaaatcacctgtgttaaatctaattttcgatgcattttactttagttggtgatttgtttgtgctccCACGCAtgttgcatgttaaattgacttaattaattcacttgactaattatttggttaatttatcacaatgggtcaatacatttttggcctatcagaaaaaaaaaaatatatatatatatatataactaaacaatagaaaaatataaaagaaaaatgaattacattcaaaagaataattttaattattgcaagcttttttatattgtaaaaaacaactaaagagagtttggtgatttatgtacaaaaattactttttaaaaaatacatgaaaaatcataaaataaatttttttttaacaaagtagaggagaagaaaatagcATAAGAAGAACTAATACCTCTACTCggctttaaaacaaaaaattggggTTTGCATTGCTTTTATAGTGCTcatgaatttgagtttaagttggatttgttaaagagatagagtttcattcTTTGTTatgtttggattaaaaaaaaataattttgtttaaaaaaaataataagtttgagtttaagctggacttgttagagagatagagtttcattccttgttaagtttggactaaacaaaaataaaatgataattttatttaaattttgtgttgacgtggaaaattgtaaGAGTTTCAGAGGcttcgattatatatatatatatatatatatatatataaatcatatatgttgtttttaaaaataaaaaaaaactatatatgcTATAGTTTTAATGTAATTATAATATGTCTCATGGTAAAATTATGTTGCAACTTGTATTACTTATATTCAATCACATAGGGTAAGCACTACATGTACaaccttatttttaattattaaaatagataattaaattttttttttaaatctaaaaaaccTTTTTAGAAACTCATCGTAGTGGAATTTTAATCATagtagtattttaaaatttttttgaaacttgacaCTGGACCCAAATCTCACCCAAGTTTCGGttaaaacaattattttcaccaatatatatgtgtgtgtgtatatatatatatatatatatatatttttttttttttattaataaaaaaatgttcatcATTTTAATGTACTTGTCTTATAGTGTATTATATGTGTTGAGTTTATAGTTATAGGTTGGCAAACCATGAATAAATGTAAGACTAGTAACCATGAATAAACTTGCCAATCTTGCCTGTTTAACCAAACAAAAGTTATTAAGGATTCGTTTGGTTGGGGTGATtgaaaagtaggaggatagaaaatagtgaaaatatgaaaatagaaaagatttagttttctcttatgtatgtttggttggagggatgaaaaactattttatttgattaggaGAAAATTAAGTGGGATgatggaaaatataatttatataaattaactcATATATCCTTattaaaaaaacctaataaaataaaataaaaataatcaacaaAAAAGCAATCACtccaattttattaaaacaaaaatcatgcccaaataaaagaaaaagaaaaaaatttaaccaaaaaaacccAATCTTGCCCAATTAAAAAGGGAAaagcaaatcaacaaaaaataaaaatcaatcatgcctagttttttttttttttaattttaatttttgtttgggggggcCGATTTGTGTTGCTAATTTATTAATCTATACAAACTTCcatacacatacacaaacaTATGCATCtatacacatacacaaaaattaaaatattccaTAATGAATCCTTAAAATTAAATGTTTCATAgataaaaatcaacaaaaaataaaaatgaatcatgcccagttttttttttaaacccgaAACAGGGGTAGggccaaaaaaatttgtttggggGGGCCGATTTGTGTTGCTAATTTATTAGTCTATACAAACTTTCTTACACATACACAAATATATGCATCTATCCACATACACAAAAATTAGTGTCTTTCAAGATGAATCCTTAAAATTAAATGTTTCATAGAATTAAATTAATCTTTCACCATCTTCCATAGTGAAatccttacaatttttattttcaatataagTTACCAAATTGTCTACCATTGTGAGTAAAAGAAATTCAATTGAATTAATGAAAGAcatgaatgatccaaaactttAAAGAAATACAAGAACACATTTTACCATCAAAAATGAATTTGAGAAACAATATGTTCTCTATAACTACTAGACaaattggataatttttttaagaacattATTGGACCAACTCAAATAGTTGGGGGGGCAAGTCCCATTTTTGAGGgctaattattaaaatattaaatatttctatatagtaaaaagaaatttttaaaaatttaggggGGGCCACCCTAACATGTAGCTTTGCCCCTAACTCAAAATCAAGGCAACAGGCAACCAAAGGAAACGAGCATTTGCGCccaattagggaaaaaaaaaaggaaatagctaaccaaaacaaaaaacaaaggcGGCATAGTAGAAAATAGTGGTGTAGACAATTCATTTTGTATCCCAGTTAATAAACTTTAGTACCCAGTCTTAACAATGAGCTTGCCATGTCTACAAAAAGTAATTAACCACAAAAATTCTAAGTTGTAAATTTcatttagcaaaataaactaTGATCATAaaaacttaacacaattttttatgaattgtattattaatttgttctttactttgttattatcaaattataggAAACTTAATAATAACATAttgcaaaatatattttttatcatatattaaaaataatgtaaatatgactcatcaattatttattattattattattattaggagaaattacattttactacCCTAAATTAGATTAATAAATCCTTTTATTTGAGtttatttcaatttcattatagTTATGACTACAAGCATTGTAAGTTATATTTGATATTTACCATAATAAATTGTAATAGTCACCATAaatgaatttgattattttgtgttatttttcttttgtctttatttattattatttggttg
This genomic stretch from Castanea sativa cultivar Marrone di Chiusa Pesio chromosome 1, ASM4071231v1 harbors:
- the LOC142644171 gene encoding GDSL esterase/lipase EXL3-like, with the protein product MHSPIVNSHPCSILLFNLILFILFYNSTAAIKLPPDETYPALFVFGDSTVDTGNNNNRVTPSRSNYPPYGNDFKGKVATGRFSNGKVPSDMIVEELEIKDLLPAYMDPNLQPQDLITGVCFASGGAGYDPLTSKLASTWSLSDQLGMLKEYIVRLQGIVGANRTNFILTRSLYVISLSSCDIANVYFGPTSRRYEYDFASYTDLMLKYATQFLKEIYSLGARRIAVLGAPPIGCVPSQRTIAGGLRRQCGEGHNQLATLFNAKLTILLDSLNKDMPDSRMAYLDIYNPLLDLIEHPEENGFKIAEKGCCGTGVIEVAPICNPSSAICTDVNDYVFWDSFHPTERAYKIITSQVLKNDGNGLFGHQ